Below is a genomic region from Puniceicoccales bacterium.
GGCCAGAGCCGCAAACAACACAAGCCAAACAGCCTGGGTATAGTATTGATGGGACACCGACGGAGTTGCTGCTGTATATTTAGCTTGTATACAGCGAATTATGGCAGCGAATCCAAAAAACAAATTCGATGCCGTAAAAAAGTTCGGCAGCAGATAAATTCTACTGGCATCTTCAACAGTTTCAAACTTCTTCTTCATAAAGAAACTAGTTTGTTAATTTTATTAATCATAGGGTAAGCGCAAGATTTTTATGAATATTTATAGTAAATGTAAAATGAACTTGAGCTGGAAAGACTTATAAATACTAGTGACAGGCGTGTCCATAAAATTTACCTGGTGGCTTATTATTTCCTTTGCCTTGGGACCATTTGCTTATGGGGCGGTTAATCTTGAACGATCAAATCTCATGCTGGGGCGCATCACATTGGAATCGGATAGATTGACCTATAAAGATGGATTGGCCGTAGCAAATGGAAATGTCATTGTCCGTGGCAACAATATGATAGTTATGGGCGATAGCTTTACCTATGATCTGGCCAACGGTTCCCTGGAGGCCAAAAACGTAAAATCCAATGTGCGACCTATGATATTGGTTGCCGATGAGGTAGTTATAGCCGAGACAGTTATGGCTAAAAATGCGAGGATGTATTTTATGGAACCAGATTCGTTTTCACCGAACATAGGAGCTAGGGAAATGGAATTTTCTGCCGATAATAATAGGTGTTCACTAAAGCACGTTACCTTTAGAATTGGCCAGGTACCGGTATTCTATTTACCAGGGTTATCTATGCGTGTGGATATGTTACCTGTGATCAGCACAGAATATGGTGTAAATAATAGGCATGGGGCATTCGTTCAGAATAAATTTTTATTCAACGTTAATAATAATGTAAAATTAGGTGCCTTGTTCGATGTTTACACCAAGAGCGGTATATTGGTTGGGCCGGCCATTAGGTATCATAAACACGATGAGACATCTTCGATTTTTGGTAGCCTTGAAGCGGGTTTTATATCAGATAATGCCAAACGTGGTCTCGATGTTTTTGGCCAGCCCATAAAAAGGCACAGGTTTTTTTCTGAACTTAGGTATAAACAGCACATGGTTGATCACATCGACGTCACCGGGCAACTTAGTTGGCTGAGCGATTCGGAGGTCGAAAGAGATTTCAGGAAAGCGATATACAATGGGAACAGATATGCCAATACATTTGCCGAAGTTGTCTATAGAGATGACTGGTATTTGCTGTCAATCTTTGGCCAATTTAGGCCCAATGGTTTTTATAATACCGTCGAGAGGATGCCACAACTAAGGTTCGATACAATTACCATGCAATTGCCATGGATTGGCTTATATCATAACTTTTTTGCAGAAATTTCCCAGCTTAGAAATAGGTCCATTGATGAATGTAACCACATAATGCGCTTCGATTCCTACTATGGATTGGCCAGGCCGACACATATGGGTGACGCTTTAACCATAACACCTGTTGCTGGTGGCAGATTTACCTGCTATGATAAAACCCTAGGTTCCCAGGGCAGTTATCAGCGATTTATTGGACAGCTGGGTGCTGATGTCGAAATGTTTGGTCACGGATTTATTGGCTATAACAATGAATTTTTTGATATTTGTGGCCTGAAGCACCTGATAAAACCATTGGCACAATATCGATATACACCTAAGGCTAGCATAGGTTCTTCGAAGATACCGCCGGTGGATAGGCACTATTTCGATACAAATATTCCTACGATAGATCTCCGAGATATGCGTGATGTGGATCAGCCCAGGGCTGGTAATTTGTTACGGATCGGTATCGAAAACTCACTTTTTACCCAGGGAAAGTCAAATTATTTAGCTAGGAAAGTTGCGGAGTTCTCCGTATACCAGGACCTAAGATTCGGCCATTATGATTTCAATTTTGACACCAATGCCAACCATTGTCTTTCAGACAGCTACCTAAAATTAGAACTGTCGCCATTTAGTTTGGTTAAATTTAGGGCCTATTCTAGGATTGATCCGAACAAGATAACCCTTAAAGAATTGACAACGGCTACGGAACTTATGAACGGTGACCTGTGGCGAATAGGTTTTTTTACCAAGGCATTACAACATGAGCTCGATCAGTATGGTGTCGGGTTAGCCTGGAATTTCAATGCAATCACCGGGGCTAGGATCTCTGCCAGGTTCGATGCCAGGACAAAAAAATTGATAGAACACGACTACT
It encodes:
- the lptD gene encoding LPS assembly protein LptD yields the protein MTGVSIKFTWWLIISFALGPFAYGAVNLERSNLMLGRITLESDRLTYKDGLAVANGNVIVRGNNMIVMGDSFTYDLANGSLEAKNVKSNVRPMILVADEVVIAETVMAKNARMYFMEPDSFSPNIGAREMEFSADNNRCSLKHVTFRIGQVPVFYLPGLSMRVDMLPVISTEYGVNNRHGAFVQNKFLFNVNNNVKLGALFDVYTKSGILVGPAIRYHKHDETSSIFGSLEAGFISDNAKRGLDVFGQPIKRHRFFSELRYKQHMVDHIDVTGQLSWLSDSEVERDFRKAIYNGNRYANTFAEVVYRDDWYLLSIFGQFRPNGFYNTVERMPQLRFDTITMQLPWIGLYHNFFAEISQLRNRSIDECNHIMRFDSYYGLARPTHMGDALTITPVAGGRFTCYDKTLGSQGSYQRFIGQLGADVEMFGHGFIGYNNEFFDICGLKHLIKPLAQYRYTPKASIGSSKIPPVDRHYFDTNIPTIDLRDMRDVDQPRAGNLLRIGIENSLFTQGKSNYLARKVAEFSVYQDLRFGHYDFNFDTNANHCLSDSYLKLELSPFSLVKFRAYSRIDPNKITLKELTTATELMNGDLWRIGFFTKALQHELDQYGVGLAWNFNAITGARISARFDARTKKLIEHDYFVSTMIGNSWKCEFGITVKNGSVREAKFQPAFRVDLVSW